CAGACCTGCCTTGCGCTGCACGAGCCGCTTGCGGTGAATTCATGATGCCTCCCCACGCGCCTCCTCTTGCGCGTCTCCGCAAGATGGCGCGTTACGCCGCAGAAGAAAACACCTTTTCCCGCAGAGTTCTTGCGGCTTTCCGCAAGCGATCTGCGGGCTGCTCACTTTACGGGCAGCTGCCGCAGGGGCAGCATGGGCGTGCCCGTGGAGGACGGGCGACCAGTGAGCGCCCGCAAAGGGCGATGGGAGGGAGAATGACCAAGTTCCAATTCGGAACCCGGATGCTGCTCGGCGCGGCGGGGCTTGCCATGGTGGTAGGCGGCGCAATGGCCGACACGTCCGGCAAGCGCATCGCGCTGTCGAACAATTACGCGGGCAATTCGTGGCGTCAGGCGATGCTGCAGACCTTTCAGGAGGTCGGCTCGAAGGCGGTCGAGGAGGGAGTTGTCGCCGCGGCGGACGCCTATACCACCTCCGAGAACCAAGCGACCGAACAGGCCGCGCAGATCCAGAACATGATCCTGCAGGGCTATGACGCGATCATCCTCAACGCCGCCTCGCCGACCGCGCTGAACGGCGCCGTGGAAGAGGCCTGCAACGCAGGCGTTACCGTGGTCAGCTTTGACGGTATCGTCACCGCGCCCTGCGCGTGGCGCATCGCGGTGGACTTCAAGGCGATGGGCAAGGAGCAGGTCGAGTATCTCGCGCAGCGTCTGCCCGAGGGCGGCAACCTGCTGGAGATCCGCGGCCTTGCCGGGGTTTTCGTGGATGACGAGATCCATGCGGGCATCGAGGAAGGCGTCAGCGAGAACAGCCAGTTCGAGATCGTCGGCTCGGTGCATGGCGACTGGGCACAGGACGTTGCGCAAAAGGCCGTGGCGGGCGTGCTGCCCTCGCTGCCCGATGTCGTGGGCGTGGTGACGCAGGGCGGCGACGGTTACGGCGCGGCGCAGGCGTTCAAGGCCGCGGGCCGCGACACGCCATTGATCGTGCTTGGCAATCGTCAGGACGAGATGCAGTGGTGGGCCGAGCAGCGCGATGCCAACGGCTATGAGACCATGTCGCTGTCGATCGCGCCGGGCGTGGCCTCGCTGGCCTTCTGGGTGGCGCAGCAGGTGCTGGACGGCGCCGAGGTGCCCAAGGATCTGACCGTGCCCTTCCTGAAGGTGACGCAGGACACGCTCGACGACGCTCTCGAGACCACGCCCGAAGGTTCGGTGGCCAACACGGTCTACACGCTCGACGACGCCAAGGCTGTTATCGAAGAGGCCATGTAAGCCATCATGAGTACCGCAGCCCAAGCGGCTGCGCCGATCGTCGCCCTGACCGATGCCGCCAAGCATTTCGGTCCGGTCAGGGCGCTCGACGGCGTGAGCCTGTCCATCTCTCCGGGAGACTGCCTTGGCCTTGTCGGCCACAATGGCGCCGGGAAATCCACGCTCGTCAACGTGGTCAATGGCGGGCTCGCGCCCTCCTCGGGCACCGTCACCTTTCCCGCCTCCAGCGCGCCCAACGCGCTGACCGCCGGGGTGCGCTCGGTGTTTCAGGAACTTTCGCTCTGCCCGAACCTGACGGCGGCAGAGAACCTGCGCATTTCGCATTCCGCGCTTCGGGGGCTGAACTGGCGCCCCCCTGCGCGCGCCGAGATCCGCGCCGCGCTGGATCAGGTGTTTCCCGGCCATGGCATCGACGCCGACGCGCCGGTCGACACGCTGACCATCGCCGAGCGGCAGATGGTCGAGATCGCCATCGGTTTTGCCCCGCGCGGCACCGAGGCGCGGCTGGTCATCCTCGACGAGCCCACCTCGTCGCTGGATGCGGGCATCGCCGAACAGTTGCTCGCGCACATCAAGACCTTCTGCGCGCAAGGCGGCGCGGTGATCTTCATCTCTCACATGCTGGGCGAGATTTTCGAGGTCGCGACCCGCATCCTCGTGATGAAGGACGGCAAGGTCGTCGCCGAGAAGCCCGCCGGGGGCTTCACCCGTCAGGGACTGGTCGATGCCATGGGCCATGTGGCTGCCGAGGGCACCGCCGCGCAGGCGGGTCGGGTGCAGGGCGCGGAAGTCGTGCACACGCCCGAAGGGCTCTGCGCGCGCGAAGGAGAGATCGTCGGCCTTTCGGGGCTCGCGGGCCATGGGCAGGCCGAGGCGCTGGCGCGGCTCTATCTTGGGGCCACCTCCTCGTGGCGCAGCCCGCGCGGGGCGGGGATGGTCTTTGTCGCCGGGGATCGGGGCCGGGATGGCGTGCTGCCGCTCTGGTCGATCCTGCGCAACGCCTCGATCTCGATCCTGCCGCAGATCGCCAAACGCGGCATGGTCGACCGCCCCCGCGAGGCCGAGATCATCGCCGAGTGGAAAAAGCGCATCGGCATCCGCACCGATGATGTGACCAACCCCATTCTGTCGCTCTCGGGCGGCAACCAGCAGAAGGTGCTCTTCGCCCGCGCGCTCGCCTCCTCCGCCCCGGTAGTGGTGATGGACGATCCCATGCGCG
This portion of the Salipiger sp. CCB-MM3 genome encodes:
- a CDS encoding ABC transporter substrate-binding protein, which encodes MTKFQFGTRMLLGAAGLAMVVGGAMADTSGKRIALSNNYAGNSWRQAMLQTFQEVGSKAVEEGVVAAADAYTTSENQATEQAAQIQNMILQGYDAIILNAASPTALNGAVEEACNAGVTVVSFDGIVTAPCAWRIAVDFKAMGKEQVEYLAQRLPEGGNLLEIRGLAGVFVDDEIHAGIEEGVSENSQFEIVGSVHGDWAQDVAQKAVAGVLPSLPDVVGVVTQGGDGYGAAQAFKAAGRDTPLIVLGNRQDEMQWWAEQRDANGYETMSLSIAPGVASLAFWVAQQVLDGAEVPKDLTVPFLKVTQDTLDDALETTPEGSVANTVYTLDDAKAVIEEAM
- a CDS encoding sugar ABC transporter ATP-binding protein; amino-acid sequence: MSTAAQAAAPIVALTDAAKHFGPVRALDGVSLSISPGDCLGLVGHNGAGKSTLVNVVNGGLAPSSGTVTFPASSAPNALTAGVRSVFQELSLCPNLTAAENLRISHSALRGLNWRPPARAEIRAALDQVFPGHGIDADAPVDTLTIAERQMVEIAIGFAPRGTEARLVILDEPTSSLDAGIAEQLLAHIKTFCAQGGAVIFISHMLGEIFEVATRILVMKDGKVVAEKPAGGFTRQGLVDAMGHVAAEGTAAQAGRVQGAEVVHTPEGLCAREGEIVGLSGLAGHGQAEALARLYLGATSSWRSPRGAGMVFVAGDRGRDGVLPLWSILRNASISILPQIAKRGMVDRPREAEIIAEWKKRIGIRTDDVTNPILSLSGGNQQKVLFARALASSAPVVVMDDPMRGVDVGTKQDVYAMIRAEAAKGRTFLWYSTETEEVCQCDRVFVFRNGEISAELTGDEITEERILEASFEMEGA